A part of Liolophura sinensis isolate JHLJ2023 chromosome 1, CUHK_Ljap_v2, whole genome shotgun sequence genomic DNA contains:
- the LOC135480269 gene encoding COP9 signalosome complex subunit 4-like: MANNVKQQLVQLAALAHSSGSHKDVTERYKIILESVIQTGGAELVPSLQAFVDALVNENVSLVISRQILTDFCAHLTKLPDKVAKEVAHFTLDRVHTRVISFEEQVAAIRQHLADIYEREQCWRDAASVLVGIPLETGQKQYATDYKLETYLKIARLYLEDEDPVQAEAYINRASLLQADSQSEKLQIHYKACYARVLDYRRKFIEAAQRYNELSYRSIIEESERMTALKSALICTILASAGQQRSRMLATLFKDERCQQLPAYNILEKMYLDRIIRSADLQEFEGFLQQHQKAVTSDGSTILDRAVIEHNLLSASKLYNNISFEELGSLLEIPPTKAEKIASQMITEGRMNGNIDQIDSIVHFEAREALPSWDKQIQSLCFQVNTIIEKVSQSAPDWIAKTMDSTMTQ; this comes from the exons ATACAAGATTATCTTGGAGTCTGTGATTCAAACTGGAGGTGCAGAGCTTGTTCCTAGTTTGCAGGCTTTTGTTGATGCTT TGGTCAATGAGAATGTGAGTCTGGTGATTTCCCGACAGATCCTGACTGATTTCTGTGCACATCTCACCAAGTTACCAGACAAGGTCGCAAAAGAAGTGGCTCACTTCACGCTAGACAGAGTTCACACCAGAGTGATTTCTTTTGAAGAACAG GTTGCAGCTATACGTCAACATCTGGCAGATATTTATGAACGTGAACAGTGTTGGAGAGATGCTGCAAGTGTCCTTGTTGGAATTCCACTAGAGACAGGACAAAA ACAATATGCCACAGATTATAAACTAGAGACCTACCTGAAGATAGCACGCTTATATCTGGAAGATGAAGACCCGGTACAAGCTGAGGCATACATAAACCGTGCATCTTTGCTGCAGGCTGATTCTCAAAGTGAGAAGCTTCAGATCCACTACAAG GCCTGTTATGCAAGAGTGCTTGATTACAGAAGGAAATTTATCGAGGCAGCCCAGCGTTACAATGAGTTGTCATACAGGAGTATAATTGAGGAATCTGAGCGGATGACTGCTCTCAAGAGTGCTCTGATCTGTACAATATTAGCCTCTGCAG GCCAACAAAGATCAAGAATGTTAGCCACTCTGTTTAAGGATGAACGGTGTCAGCAACTTCCTGCATATAATATATTGGAAAAGAT GTACTTAGACAGAATTATACGCAGTGCTGATTTACAGGAGTTTGAAGGCTTTCTTCAGCAGCATCAAAAGGCAGTTACCTCGGATG GATCAACTATTTTGGACCGAGCTGTTATAGAACACAACTTACTGTCAGCTAGTAAACTCTACAACAACATTTCCTTTGAAGAGCTTGGTTCCTTGTTAGAAATTCCACCCACAAAG GCTGAGAAGATCGCCTCACAGATGATAACAGAAGGTAGAATGAATGGGAACATTGACCAGATAGACTCGATAGTACATTTTGAAG CCCGTGAAGCCTTGCCCAGCTGGGACAAACAAATCCAGAGTCTGTGTTTCCAGGTGAATACTATCATAGAGAAAGTCTCCCAGAGTGCACCTGATTGGATTGCTAAGACCATGGACTCCACAATGACTCAGTGA
- the LOC135481792 gene encoding uncharacterized protein LOC135481792 — protein sequence MAIFAEAVPHGYESSTIYSLSEVPLPKTNQHAALCLCTNLSKAEAVPHGYESSTIYSLSEVPLPNTHRHAALCLCTNLSKAEAVPHGYESSTIYSLSEVPLPNTHRHAALRLCTNLSKAETVPHGYESRTIYSLSEVPLPKTHRHAALRLCTNLSKAETVPHGYESSTIYSLSEVPLPNTHRHAALRLCTNLSKAETVPHGYESRTIYSLSKVPLPKTHRHAALRLCTNLSKAEAVPHGYESSTIYSLSEVPLPKTHRHAALRLCTNLSKAEAVPHGYESRTIYSLSEVPLPKTHRHAALRLCTNLSKAETVPHGYESSTIYSLSEVPLPNTHRHAALRLCTNLSKAETVPHGYESRTIYSLSKVPLPKTHRHAALRLCTNLSKAEAVPHGYESSTIYSLSEVPLPKTHRHAALRLCTNLSKAEAVPHGYESRTIYSLSEVPLPQNTPTCCSMLMYKPVQGRGCASWTIYSLSEVPLPKTHRHAALRLCTNLSKAETVPHGYESRTIHSLSEVPLPKTHRHAALRLCTNLSKAETVPHGYESRTIYSLSEVPLPKTHRHAALRLCTNLSKAEAVPHGYESRTIYSLSEVPLPKTHRHAALRLCTNLSKAEAVPHGYESSTIYSLSKVPLPKTHQHALRLCTNLSKAETVPHGYESRTIHSLSEVPLPKTHRHAALRLCTNLSKAEAVPHGYESRTIHSLSEVPLPQNT from the exons ATGGCGATATTT GCCGAGGCTGTGCCTCATGGTTATGAATCCAGCACCATATACTCACTGAGCGAGGTTCCCCTCCCCAAAACAAACCAACATGCTGCTCTATGCTTATGTACAAACCTGTCCAAGGCCGAGGCTGTTCCTCATGGTTATGAATCCAGCACCATATACTCACTGAGCGAGGTTCCCCTCCCCAACACACACCGACATGCTGCTCTATGCTTATGTACAAACCTGTCCAAGGCCGAGGCTGTTCCTCATGGTTATGAATCCAGCACCATATACTCACTGAGCGAGGTTCCCCTACCCAACACACACCGACATGCTGCTCTACGATTATGTACAAACCTGTCCAAGGCTGAGACTGTGCCTCATGGTTATGAATCCAGGACCATATACTCACTGAGCGAGGTTCCCCTCCCCAAAACACACCGACATGCTGCTCTACGATTATGTACAAACCTGTCCAAGGCCGAGACTGTACCTCATGGTTATGAATCCAGCACCATATACTCACTGAGTGAGGTTCCCCTCCCCAACACACACCGACATGCTGCTCTACGATTATGTACAAACCTGTCCAAGGCTGAGACTGTGCCTCATGGTTATGAATCCAGGACCATATACTCACTGAGCAAGGTTCCCCTCCCCAAAACACACAGACATGCTGCTCTACGATTATGTACAAACCTGTCCAAGGCCGAGGCTGTGCCTCATGGTTATGAATCCAGCACCATATACTCACTGAGCGAGGTTCCCCTCCCCAAAACACACCGACATGCTGCTCTACGATTATGTACAAACCTGTCCAAGGCCGAGGCTGTGCCTCATGGTTATGAATCCAGGACCATATACTCACTGAGCGAGGTTCCCCTCCCCAAAACACACCGACATGCTGCTCTACGATTATGTACAAACCTGTCCAAGGCCGAGACTGTACCTCATGGTTATGAATCCAGCACCATATACTCACTGAGTGAGGTTCCCCTCCCCAACACACACCGACATGCTGCTCTACGATTATGTACAAACCTGTCCAAGGCTGAGACTGTGCCTCATGGTTATGAATCCAGGACCATATACTCACTGAGCAAGGTTCCCCTCCCCAAAACACACAGACATGCTGCTCTACGATTATGTACAAACCTGTCCAAGGCCGAGGCTGTGCCTCATGGTTATGAATCCAGCACCATATACTCACTGAGCGAGGTTCCCCTCCCCAAAACACACCGACATGCTGCTCTACGATTATGTACAAACCTGTCCAAGGCCGAGGCTGTGCCTCATGGTTATGAATCCAGGACCATATACTCACTGAGCGAGGTTCCCCTCCCCCAAAACACACCAACATGCTGCTCTATGCTTATGTACAAACCTGTCCAAGGCCGAGGCTGTGCCTCATG GACCATATACTCACTGAGCGAGGTTCCCCTCCCCAAAACACACAGACATGCTGCTCTACGATTATGTACAAACCTGTCCAAGGCTGAGACTGTGCCTCATGGTTATGAATCCAGGACCATACACTCACTGAGCGAGGTTCCCCTCCCCAAAACACACAGACATGCTGCTCTACGATTATGTACAAACCTGTCCAAGGCCGAGACTGTGCCTCATGGTTATGAATCCAGGACCATATACTCACTGAGCGAGGTTCCCCTCCCCAAAACACACAGACATGCTGCTCTACGATTATGTACAAACCTGTCCAAGGCCGAGGCTGTGCCTCATGGTTATGAATCCAGGACCATATACTCACTGAGCGAGGTTCCCCTCCCCAAAACACACAGACATGCTGCTCTACGATTATGTACAAACCTGTCCAAGGCCGAGGCTGTTCCTCATGGTTATGAATCCAGCACCATATACTCACTGAGCAAGGTTCCCCTCCCCAAAACACACCAACATGCTCTACGATTATGTACAAACCTGTCCAAGGCTGAGACTGTGCCTCATGGTTATGAATCCAGGACCATACACTCACTGAGCGAGGTTCCCCTCCCCAAAACACACAGACATGCTGCTCTACGATTATGTACAAACCTGTCCAAGGCCGAGGCTGTGCCTCATGGTTATGAATCCAGGACCATACACTCACTGAGCGAGGTTCCCCTCCCCCAAAACAcatag
- the LOC135482270 gene encoding LOW QUALITY PROTEIN: peroxiredoxin-like 2A (The sequence of the model RefSeq protein was modified relative to this genomic sequence to represent the inferred CDS: substituted 1 base at 1 genomic stop codon) translates to MAVSSWLYGLAGVAAGAAILCNLPTRLWLPAERATLQYLAATKLQTLDNSKKVFQASDLWQNNGVVIMAVRRPGXSLCREEALGLSSLKAELNTHGFQLYAVVHENRGVDEFRPFFKGEIFLDKDRRFYGPKERWMFLTGLFRLSFWQSVYRVHQKGVAGNLEGEGRLLGGVFVLGSGQRGVLMEHREGEFGDHANLTEVMNAVKGSSQKSNSRL, encoded by the exons ATGGCTGTATCAAGCTGGCTGTATGGGCTGGCGGGAGTTGCAGCTGGGGCAGCCATTCTCTGCAACCTACCCACCAGACTATGGCTTCCAGCAGAGAGAGCCACTCTCCAGTATCTAGCAGCCACAAAGCTACAAACACTCGACAACTCCAAGAAAGTCTTCCAG GCCAGTGATTTGTGGCAAAACAATGGCGTTGTGATCATGGCTGTGAGGAGGCCTGGATGATCCTTGTGCAGAGAG gaaGCCTTAGGGCTGTCCTCTCTCAAGGCTGAGCTCAACACTCACGGTTTCCAGCTGTATGCAGTCGTACACGAGAACCGTGGAGTTGATGAGTTTAGGCCATTCTTCAAAGGAGAAATTTTTCTGGATAAAGAT CGTAGATTTTACGGCCCCAAAGAGCGTTGGATGTTCTTAACTGGTCTGTTCAGACTTAGCTTCTGGCAGAGTGTGTACAGAGTTCATCAGAAGGGTGTGGCTGGAAACCTGGAGGGAGAGGGTAGACTGTTGGGAG GTGTGTTTGTGCTGGGCTCAGGCCAGCGAGGTGTCCTGATGGAGCACAGAGAGGGAGAGTTTGGGGACCATGCTAATTTAACAGAAGTTATGAATGCTGTCAAGGGGTCATCTCAGAAATCCAATTCCAGGTTATAA